A single region of the Anas platyrhynchos isolate ZD024472 breed Pekin duck chromosome 6, IASCAAS_PekinDuck_T2T, whole genome shotgun sequence genome encodes:
- the NUDT13 gene encoding NAD(P)H pyrophosphatase NUDT13, mitochondrial isoform X3: MAAIYQAVHRRASSLFCRFHSTYVKKMRYLNELKEDDDFCRQAQTSGTFYLFHNLSPFLQKVGKKYLLPQLSAAEMKRILEKMKETEQWIEKSVLIGCSDEHVPHFALDLAGALEKSVIESELQGSFTDLRKALFVVDVKDSPLLASAQALLRWHESHQYCSKTGQPTQKNLAGSKRVCHASGITYYPQMSPVVITLVSDGSRCLLTRQSSFPQGMYTALSGFCDLGESVEEALRREVAEEVGLEVESFQYSASQHWPFPSSCLMIACHALVGGQQTEASATME, encoded by the exons ATACTTAAATGAGCTAAAGGAAGATGATGACTTTTGTAGACAAGCCCAGACCTCAGGAACTTTCTACCTCTTTCACAACCTCTCACCCTTCCTGCAGAAGGTTGGGAAGAAATATTTGCTACCACAGCTCAGTGCAGCAG AGATGAAAAGGATCctggagaaaatgaaagagactGAACAGTGGATAGAGAAGTCAGTGCTGATCGGCTGTTCAGATGAGCACGTGCCACACTTTGCCCTGGATTTAG CAGGAGCCTTGGAAAAATCAGTCATTGAGTCTGAACTTCAGGGATCGTTCACTGACTTACGAAAGGCTCTCTTTGTAGTGGATGTGAAGGATTCTCCTTTGCTGGCCTCG GCCCAGGCCCTTCTCCGGTGGCACGAGTCCCACCAGTACTGTAGCAAAACTGGGCAGCCCACTCAGAAAAACCTAGCTGGCAGCAAGCGAGTCTGCCATGCCAGTGGAATAACTTACTATCCACAG ATGTCTCCAGTGGTTATCACCCTGGTGTCTGATGGCAGCCGGTGCCTCCTTACACGACAGTCCTCGTTCCCTCAGGGGATGTACACTGCCCTGTCAGGCTTCTGTGACCTGG GTGAAAGTGTGGAGGAGGCACTGCGGCGAGAGGTGGCCGAAGAGGTGGGCCTGGAGGTGGAGTCCTTCCAGTACTCAGCCTCCCAGCACTGGCcctttcccagcagctgcttgATGATCGCCTGTCACGCGTTGGTGGGGGGACAGCAGACTGAG GCCAGTGCCACAATGGAATAG
- the NUDT13 gene encoding NAD(P)H pyrophosphatase NUDT13, mitochondrial isoform X1, translating to MAAIYQAVHRRASSLFCRFHSTYVKKMRYLNELKEDDDFCRQAQTSGTFYLFHNLSPFLQKVGKKYLLPQLSAAEMKRILEKMKETEQWIEKSVLIGCSDEHVPHFALDLAGALEKSVIESELQGSFTDLRKALFVVDVKDSPLLASAQALLRWHESHQYCSKTGQPTQKNLAGSKRVCHASGITYYPQMSPVVITLVSDGSRCLLTRQSSFPQGMYTALSGFCDLGESVEEALRREVAEEVGLEVESFQYSASQHWPFPSSCLMIACHALVGGQQTEISMNSLELEEARWFGLEEVLEGLKRDHTSSKQDDGSFLPWFPPRQAIAHKLINEWVKQQTSRPT from the exons ATACTTAAATGAGCTAAAGGAAGATGATGACTTTTGTAGACAAGCCCAGACCTCAGGAACTTTCTACCTCTTTCACAACCTCTCACCCTTCCTGCAGAAGGTTGGGAAGAAATATTTGCTACCACAGCTCAGTGCAGCAG AGATGAAAAGGATCctggagaaaatgaaagagactGAACAGTGGATAGAGAAGTCAGTGCTGATCGGCTGTTCAGATGAGCACGTGCCACACTTTGCCCTGGATTTAG CAGGAGCCTTGGAAAAATCAGTCATTGAGTCTGAACTTCAGGGATCGTTCACTGACTTACGAAAGGCTCTCTTTGTAGTGGATGTGAAGGATTCTCCTTTGCTGGCCTCG GCCCAGGCCCTTCTCCGGTGGCACGAGTCCCACCAGTACTGTAGCAAAACTGGGCAGCCCACTCAGAAAAACCTAGCTGGCAGCAAGCGAGTCTGCCATGCCAGTGGAATAACTTACTATCCACAG ATGTCTCCAGTGGTTATCACCCTGGTGTCTGATGGCAGCCGGTGCCTCCTTACACGACAGTCCTCGTTCCCTCAGGGGATGTACACTGCCCTGTCAGGCTTCTGTGACCTGG GTGAAAGTGTGGAGGAGGCACTGCGGCGAGAGGTGGCCGAAGAGGTGGGCCTGGAGGTGGAGTCCTTCCAGTACTCAGCCTCCCAGCACTGGCcctttcccagcagctgcttgATGATCGCCTGTCACGCGTTGGTGGGGGGACAGCAGACTGAG ATAAGTATGAACAGCCTGGAACTGGAAGAAGCCCGCTGGTTTGGCCTGGAGGAAGTCTTGGAGGGGCTCAAGAGAGATCACACTTCTTCAAAGCAAGATGATGGTAGTTTTTTACCCTGGTTTCCTCCCAGGCAGGCCATTGCTCACAAGCTGATCAACGAGTGGGTTAAACAGCAGACTTCCCGGCCGACCTAG
- the NUDT13 gene encoding NAD(P)H pyrophosphatase NUDT13, mitochondrial isoform X2 — translation MAAIYQAVHRRASSLFCRFHSTYVKKMRYLNELKEDDDFCRQAQTSGTFYLFHNLSPFLQKVGKKYLLPQLSAAEMKRILEKMKETEQWIEKSVLIGCSDEHVPHFALDLGALEKSVIESELQGSFTDLRKALFVVDVKDSPLLASAQALLRWHESHQYCSKTGQPTQKNLAGSKRVCHASGITYYPQMSPVVITLVSDGSRCLLTRQSSFPQGMYTALSGFCDLGESVEEALRREVAEEVGLEVESFQYSASQHWPFPSSCLMIACHALVGGQQTEISMNSLELEEARWFGLEEVLEGLKRDHTSSKQDDGSFLPWFPPRQAIAHKLINEWVKQQTSRPT, via the exons ATACTTAAATGAGCTAAAGGAAGATGATGACTTTTGTAGACAAGCCCAGACCTCAGGAACTTTCTACCTCTTTCACAACCTCTCACCCTTCCTGCAGAAGGTTGGGAAGAAATATTTGCTACCACAGCTCAGTGCAGCAG AGATGAAAAGGATCctggagaaaatgaaagagactGAACAGTGGATAGAGAAGTCAGTGCTGATCGGCTGTTCAGATGAGCACGTGCCACACTTTGCCCTGGATTTAG GAGCCTTGGAAAAATCAGTCATTGAGTCTGAACTTCAGGGATCGTTCACTGACTTACGAAAGGCTCTCTTTGTAGTGGATGTGAAGGATTCTCCTTTGCTGGCCTCG GCCCAGGCCCTTCTCCGGTGGCACGAGTCCCACCAGTACTGTAGCAAAACTGGGCAGCCCACTCAGAAAAACCTAGCTGGCAGCAAGCGAGTCTGCCATGCCAGTGGAATAACTTACTATCCACAG ATGTCTCCAGTGGTTATCACCCTGGTGTCTGATGGCAGCCGGTGCCTCCTTACACGACAGTCCTCGTTCCCTCAGGGGATGTACACTGCCCTGTCAGGCTTCTGTGACCTGG GTGAAAGTGTGGAGGAGGCACTGCGGCGAGAGGTGGCCGAAGAGGTGGGCCTGGAGGTGGAGTCCTTCCAGTACTCAGCCTCCCAGCACTGGCcctttcccagcagctgcttgATGATCGCCTGTCACGCGTTGGTGGGGGGACAGCAGACTGAG ATAAGTATGAACAGCCTGGAACTGGAAGAAGCCCGCTGGTTTGGCCTGGAGGAAGTCTTGGAGGGGCTCAAGAGAGATCACACTTCTTCAAAGCAAGATGATGGTAGTTTTTTACCCTGGTTTCCTCCCAGGCAGGCCATTGCTCACAAGCTGATCAACGAGTGGGTTAAACAGCAGACTTCCCGGCCGACCTAG